In a genomic window of Pelecanus crispus isolate bPelCri1 chromosome 1, bPelCri1.pri, whole genome shotgun sequence:
- the NHLH2 gene encoding helix-loop-helix protein 2, protein MMLSPDQAADSDHPSSAPSDPESLGGADAQALSCCVSDPEPAEGGGGGEGRGGGEGRGGGGGGGGGGGGEGRGGGRPGLHPPPLSREEKRRRRRATAKYRSAHATRERIRVEAFNLAFAELRKLLPTLPPDKKLSKIEILRLAICYISYLNHVLDV, encoded by the coding sequence ATGATGCTCAGCCCGGACCAAGCTGCCGACTCCGACCACCCCTCCTCGGCGCCCTCCGACCCGGAGTCCCTGGGCGGCGCGGACGCCCAGGCGCTCAGCTGCTGCGTCTCCGACCCGGAGCCCGccgagggcggcggcggcggggagggccggggcggcggcgagggccggggcggcggcggcggcggcggcggcggcggcggcggggagggccggggcgggggccggcccgGGCTGCACCCGCCGCCGCTGAGCCGGGAGGAGAAGCGACGGCGGCGACGCGCCACGGCCAAGTACCGCTCGGCCCACGCCACGCGTGAGCGCATCCGCGTCGAGGCCTTCAACCTGGCCTTCGCCGAGCTGCGCAagctgctgcccaccctgccccccGACAAGAAGCTCTCCAAGATCGAGATCCTGCGCCTCGCCATCTGCTACATCTCCTATCTCAACCACGTCCTGGACGTGTAG